AATACGCCTTTCAGATTCGTAGCGATGACTTGATCGAACTCTTCTTCCTTCATTCGCATGATTAAATTGTCTCTTGTTATGCCAGCATTATTCACAAGAATATCAATTTTACCAAAAATCTCTACCGTTTGCTTGACTAAATCATCGGCTTCTTGAAAACTGCTGACATCAGCGCGCAATTTGACTGCCTTGCGGCCCATTGCTTCAATAGCCGCTACGACTTCGCCGGCAGCAGCCTCGCTTCCGGCATAGTTCACGGCAACATCCGCGCCATGCTCAGCTAAATGCAGAGCAATAGCCCGTCCAATACCTCGAGATGCCCCTGTTACCAGCGCCACTTTACCCGTTAGCATGTTTGTCATCAGTCTCCTTCATGTACTTCTCCAAAGCTTCTTGGCTTCCAATGGACACGGTTTTCACCGTTTTGTCGACCTTCTTGATAAGACCTGCGAGCACAGTCCCCGAGCCAAGCTCAACGAACGTGTCGACGCCTTGGCCGATCAAGTAAGCAATGGTGTCTTCCCATAATACAGGGGAAGACACTTGTTCAACAAGCAGACCGCGAATATCGCCGGGCTGCGTAACAGGGCGAGCCGTTACGTTGGCCACAACGGGTACGGCTGCATCGCTCATCTCAATGGACGCGAGCACCTCAGCGAGGCGCTCCGAAGCTGGTTTCATGAGCGAAGAGTGAAAGGGCCCGCTCACCTCGAGCGGTATGGCGCGTTTCGCGCCGGCTTCTTTGCAGCGTTCGACAACTGCTGCAACGCCCTCTTTGCTGCCCGAGACGACGATCTGTCCCGGGCAGTTCACATTGGCGAGCTCCACGACGGAGCCGCCGCTTGTGATAGCCGAGCATAGCTCCGCCAGCGCTGCGCGCTCGGCTCCCAGCACGGCTGCCATGGCACCCAGGCCGCCTGGGACGGCCTGCTCCATGAACTCGCCGCGGGCCCGCACGGTGCGGACCGCGTCTTCGAACCCGAGCACGCCGGCTGCGACGAGCGCGCTGTACTCGCCCAGACTATGTCCAGCGACATAGTCTGGTGTAATGCCCGCTGCCTTGAACGCTTCCAGACAAGCGATGCTTGTTGTCAGCAGCGCAGGCTGCGTGTGATACGTGATCTTCAACTGGTCCTCCGGACCCTCGAAGATCAGATCCGATAAAGAGAAGCCGAGCGCTTCATTCGCGCGGTCATAATACGCTTTGGCCGCAGGATGATTCGCGTACAAATCCTGCCCCATCCCGACAGACTGCGAACCTTGACCAGGAAAAACAAATGCTATTTTACCCATACGAGAAAAAAATCCCCTTTGGCGTTAAATTTTAAGATGAAGTTTATAAGGACTATGGAATGTTCGTGACTACCAAACCAGCGCAGATGCGCCCCACGTCAAGCCGCCGCCGAAGCCAACCAACACGATGCGGTCGCCCTCATTTAATCTACCCTGCTCAGCTGCTTCTGCCAGCGCTACAGGAATGGAAGCTGCGGACATGTTGCCGTATTTGTCTAAATTGATCATACATTTGTCATCCGTTAATTCCAAACGATTCAAGGAGGCTTGAATAATTCTCATATTGGCTTGATGCGGAACTAGCAAATCGATGTCCGCTTTTTCCCAACCTGCTTTACGCAAAGCTTCATCTGCCGCATTGCCCATAATTCGCACGGCAAATTTGAAAACCTCAGCACCGGCCATATAGATGTAATGCAGACGTTGGTCAATCGAAGATTGCGTAGCCGGATTACGTGAACCTCCACCTTCAATTTTCAGAAGAGGACCTCCCGTACCATCTGCGCCCAGCTCGAAGGATTTGAAGCCT
Above is a genomic segment from Paenibacillus sp. HWE-109 containing:
- the fabD gene encoding ACP S-malonyltransferase; its protein translation is MGKIAFVFPGQGSQSVGMGQDLYANHPAAKAYYDRANEALGFSLSDLIFEGPEDQLKITYHTQPALLTTSIACLEAFKAAGITPDYVAGHSLGEYSALVAAGVLGFEDAVRTVRARGEFMEQAVPGGLGAMAAVLGAERAALAELCSAITSGGSVVELANVNCPGQIVVSGSKEGVAAVVERCKEAGAKRAIPLEVSGPFHSSLMKPASERLAEVLASIEMSDAAVPVVANVTARPVTQPGDIRGLLVEQVSSPVLWEDTIAYLIGQGVDTFVELGSGTVLAGLIKKVDKTVKTVSIGSQEALEKYMKETDDKHANG